The Winogradskyella schleiferi genome has a window encoding:
- the porQ gene encoding type IX secretion system protein PorQ: MIKRISTLCILLLALPAFAQLGGESTYQFLNLVSSPRQAALGGKIITNFDHDVTEALYNPASINWKMNNQLAVNVSNYLGGITYGTAAYGYTWDRRVQTLHIGMTYINYGSFDGYDVNGNSTGTFSGNEAALSFGYNYKIPNTDFYIGANVKLITSLLEQYNSIGGAVDLGAMYINEKLDFHAALTVRNLGTQFSTYAGRQEPLPLEVNFGMSQTLENVPLRWHLTLENLQKWPIGVSNPARTTTDLDGNQTEEKVSFFNKGLRHLILGAELFPEGGFNIRLGYNFRRAEELRIVDQRNFSGLSVGVGIKLNRMRFSYTHARFTSASNTSFFGLQIDLDSRRRW, encoded by the coding sequence ATGATTAAGAGGATTTCTACCTTATGTATTCTGCTTTTGGCATTACCTGCGTTTGCGCAATTGGGTGGAGAATCTACCTATCAATTCCTCAATTTGGTATCATCACCAAGACAAGCCGCTTTAGGTGGAAAAATCATAACAAATTTCGATCACGATGTTACCGAAGCACTTTACAATCCAGCTTCGATTAATTGGAAGATGAACAATCAGTTGGCCGTAAATGTTTCCAATTATTTAGGAGGTATAACCTACGGAACGGCTGCTTATGGCTACACTTGGGATCGACGTGTGCAAACATTGCATATTGGAATGACTTATATCAATTATGGGTCGTTTGATGGGTATGATGTTAATGGAAATTCCACAGGAACGTTTAGCGGAAACGAAGCCGCACTTTCCTTTGGCTATAATTACAAGATTCCAAATACGGATTTTTATATAGGTGCTAATGTAAAGCTAATAACCTCGCTTTTAGAACAATACAATTCCATTGGTGGTGCTGTAGATTTAGGTGCCATGTATATCAATGAAAAACTCGATTTTCATGCCGCATTAACCGTTAGAAATTTAGGTACACAATTTTCAACTTACGCAGGCCGACAAGAACCTTTGCCACTCGAAGTTAACTTCGGGATGTCCCAGACTCTAGAGAATGTGCCATTGCGTTGGCATTTAACCTTAGAAAATTTGCAAAAATGGCCCATTGGAGTATCCAATCCTGCGAGAACAACAACAGATTTAGATGGTAACCAAACCGAAGAAAAAGTCAGTTTCTTTAATAAAGGCTTACGACATCTTATTTTAGGAGCGGAATTATTTCCCGAAGGTGGTTTCAATATTCGTTTAGGCTATAATTTTAGACGTGCAGAAGAATTACGAATTGTAGATCAGAGAAACTTTTCAGGACTTTCAGTTGGCGTCGGTATAAAATTAAACAGAATGCGTTTTAGTTATACACATGCAAGATTTACAAGTGCTTCAAATACTAGTTTTTTCGGACTTCAGATAGATTTGGATTCGCGAAGACGTTGGTAG
- the cmk gene encoding (d)CMP kinase: MNKIVIAIDGFSSTGKSTVAKQLAKRLNYIYVDTGAMYRAVTYFALDNDFIGEDFFNEEALIDRLGDISITFKFNEAAGFAEVYLNGKNIEADIRTLRVSKYVSPVATLSAVRRKLVEQQQLMGKDKGIVMDGRDIGTVVFPDAELKIFMTASAETRAKRRYNELLDRGHNLSYDDVLENVTTRDRIDSTREDSPLVKADDAIEIDNSNLTIEEQLETLIGLANQIILN; the protein is encoded by the coding sequence ATGAATAAGATTGTCATCGCTATAGACGGATTTTCATCCACAGGAAAAAGTACGGTTGCTAAACAGTTAGCAAAGCGTCTCAATTATATTTATGTGGATACGGGAGCGATGTACAGAGCGGTCACTTATTTTGCACTTGATAATGATTTTATTGGCGAAGATTTTTTTAACGAAGAAGCTTTGATCGATAGATTAGGGGATATCAGCATTACGTTTAAGTTTAATGAAGCAGCCGGTTTTGCTGAAGTCTATTTAAACGGAAAAAATATTGAAGCCGATATCAGAACCTTAAGGGTTTCAAAATACGTGAGTCCTGTAGCAACATTGTCTGCAGTACGACGCAAGTTGGTGGAACAACAACAGCTCATGGGAAAAGATAAAGGTATCGTTATGGACGGTCGTGATATTGGAACGGTTGTTTTTCCTGATGCTGAATTAAAAATTTTTATGACCGCATCGGCGGAAACCAGAGCCAAACGACGTTACAACGAATTGTTGGATCGTGGCCATAATTTAAGTTATGATGACGTGTTGGAAAATGTAACAACACGAGATCGTATAGATTCTACAAGAGAGGATTCGCCTTTAGTAAAAGCGGATGATGCCATTGAAATTGATAATTCAAACTTGACTATTGAGGAGCAGTTGGAGACGTTGATTGGTTTGGCTAATCAAATTATTTTAAATTAA
- a CDS encoding LysM peptidoglycan-binding domain-containing protein, with amino-acid sequence MVKAKYQDVLDLGEKLNIQNGKVEEENGKLKVWGTASTQYEKDLMWDKIKEVGGENPSDIMADIKVADESVYARHTVESGETLGKIAKQYYGEPGKYQKIFQANTDILKNPDLIHPGQELIIPKL; translated from the coding sequence ATGGTAAAAGCAAAATATCAAGATGTATTGGACTTGGGAGAAAAGTTAAATATCCAAAACGGTAAAGTTGAAGAAGAAAACGGAAAACTGAAAGTTTGGGGAACGGCGTCTACGCAATACGAAAAAGATTTAATGTGGGATAAAATCAAAGAAGTCGGAGGCGAAAACCCTTCTGATATTATGGCGGACATTAAAGTGGCGGACGAATCTGTTTATGCCAGACATACTGTAGAATCTGGAGAAACACTAGGAAAAATAGCCAAACAATATTATGGCGAGCCAGGAAAGTACCAAAAGATATTCCAAGCGAATACAGATATTCTTAAGAATCCAGATCTGATTCATCCTGGACAGGAATTGATTATTCCTAAGCTTTAG
- the rpsA gene encoding 30S ribosomal protein S1 translates to MSEKETNQAEVEATEANEAVTAEAPQISEAQKNPEKFLEEFDWHNYEEGIEQVADKKLEEFEKLVSENFVDTLDDEVVEGTVITITDRDAIIDINAKSEGVISLNEFRYNPDLKVGDKVEVLIDVREDATGQLVLSHRKARVIKAWDRVNNAHDTGEIVNGFVKCRTKGGMIVDVFGIEAFLPGSQIDVKPIRDYDQYVNKTMEFKVVKINHEFKNIVVSHKALIEADIEEQKKEIIGQLEKGQVLEGIVKNITSYGVFIDLGGVDGLVHITDLSWSRINHPNEIVELDQKLNVVILDFDENKSRIQLGLKQLSKHPWEALGDNVKVGDKVKGKVVVIADYGAFVEVEEGVEGLVHVSEMSWSTHLRSAQDFVNVGDEIDAVILTLDREDRKMSLGIKQLTPDPWTDITSKYPVGSKHTGIVRNFTNFGVFVELEEGIDGLIYISDLSWTKKIKHPSEFCNVGDNLDVVVLELDVEGRKLSLGHKQTTENPWDKYETEFALDTVHKAAITEMVDKGATIDFNEDIVAFVPARHLEKEDGSKLKKGEEAEFKIIEFNKEFKRVVASHTAVFREEEAKIVKQAVRKQEAQAAEAKPTLGDANDALQALKDKMDGKK, encoded by the coding sequence ATGTCTGAAAAAGAAACAAATCAAGCAGAAGTTGAAGCAACTGAAGCAAACGAAGCTGTAACAGCTGAAGCACCTCAAATATCTGAGGCTCAAAAAAACCCAGAAAAATTCTTAGAAGAGTTCGATTGGCACAATTACGAAGAAGGAATTGAGCAGGTTGCGGACAAAAAATTAGAAGAGTTCGAAAAATTAGTATCAGAAAATTTCGTTGACACTTTAGATGACGAAGTTGTGGAAGGTACTGTTATCACAATTACAGATCGTGATGCGATTATTGACATTAACGCTAAGTCTGAAGGTGTAATTTCTCTTAATGAGTTCCGTTACAACCCAGATCTTAAAGTTGGTGACAAAGTTGAAGTATTAATTGATGTGCGTGAAGATGCAACAGGACAATTAGTATTATCTCACAGAAAAGCGAGAGTAATCAAAGCATGGGATCGTGTAAACAATGCACATGATACTGGCGAAATCGTTAACGGTTTTGTAAAATGTAGAACTAAAGGTGGAATGATCGTAGATGTATTTGGTATAGAAGCGTTCTTACCAGGTTCACAAATCGATGTGAAGCCAATTAGAGATTACGATCAGTACGTTAATAAAACTATGGAATTTAAAGTTGTGAAGATCAACCACGAATTCAAAAACATAGTTGTTTCTCATAAAGCGCTTATTGAAGCCGATATAGAAGAACAAAAGAAAGAAATCATTGGCCAACTAGAAAAAGGACAAGTATTAGAAGGTATTGTGAAGAACATTACCTCTTATGGTGTCTTTATCGATCTTGGTGGTGTAGATGGTTTAGTTCATATCACAGATTTATCTTGGTCACGTATCAACCATCCAAATGAGATTGTTGAGTTAGATCAGAAATTAAATGTTGTAATCCTTGATTTTGATGAGAACAAATCAAGAATCCAATTAGGTCTTAAGCAATTATCTAAGCATCCATGGGAAGCTTTAGGTGACAATGTAAAAGTTGGAGATAAAGTAAAAGGTAAAGTAGTAGTTATTGCTGATTACGGTGCTTTTGTTGAAGTAGAAGAAGGTGTTGAAGGCTTAGTTCACGTTAGTGAAATGTCTTGGTCAACGCATTTACGTTCAGCACAAGATTTCGTTAACGTTGGTGATGAAATCGATGCGGTTATCTTAACTTTAGATAGAGAAGATCGTAAAATGTCTCTTGGTATAAAGCAATTAACGCCAGACCCATGGACAGATATTACTTCTAAGTATCCTGTTGGTTCTAAGCACACAGGTATTGTACGTAACTTTACAAACTTTGGTGTTTTTGTTGAATTGGAAGAAGGTATCGACGGATTGATTTATATCTCGGATTTATCTTGGACTAAGAAAATTAAGCACCCTTCTGAGTTCTGTAACGTAGGTGATAACTTAGACGTTGTGGTATTGGAGTTAGATGTTGAAGGTCGTAAATTATCTTTAGGACACAAACAAACGACTGAAAACCCTTGGGATAAGTACGAAACTGAGTTCGCTTTAGATACTGTACATAAAGCAGCTATCACAGAGATGGTAGATAAAGGCGCAACCATTGATTTTAACGAAGATATCGTTGCCTTTGTACCAGCACGTCACTTAGAGAAAGAAGATGGTTCTAAACTTAAAAAAGGTGAAGAAGCAGAATTTAAGATCATTGAATTTAATAAAGAATTCAAACGTGTGGTAGCATCTCATACCGCAGTATTTAGAGAAGAGGAAGCAAAAATCGTTAAGCAAGCTGTTAGAAAACAGGAAGCTCAAGCGGCTGAAGCTAAACCAACTTTAGGTGATGCAAACGATGCTTTACAAGCACTTAAAGATAAAATGGACGGGAAGAAATAA
- the pyrR gene encoding bifunctional pyr operon transcriptional regulator/uracil phosphoribosyltransferase PyrR, with product MSQKVLLNSKEVNITLHRLACQLIENHDDFSETVLIGIQPRGKYLADRLAKILSEDYKIKNIQLGHLDITFFRDDFRRGDKPLEANTTIIDFIVEDKNVVFIDDVLYTGRSIRSALTAIQSFGRPKDIELLTLIDRRFSRHLPIQPNYKGRQVDAIDNQKVKVKWVENEGEDAVYLVDK from the coding sequence ATGAGTCAAAAAGTACTACTTAACTCTAAAGAAGTCAATATTACCCTTCACAGATTGGCTTGTCAACTCATTGAGAACCATGACGATTTTTCTGAAACTGTTTTGATCGGCATTCAACCAAGAGGAAAGTATTTAGCCGATAGATTGGCAAAAATTCTCAGCGAAGATTATAAGATTAAAAATATCCAACTCGGCCATTTAGACATCACGTTTTTTAGGGACGATTTCAGAAGAGGTGATAAACCCTTGGAAGCCAACACCACTATCATAGATTTTATAGTCGAAGACAAAAACGTTGTCTTTATTGACGATGTTTTATATACAGGTCGAAGCATAAGGTCTGCATTAACAGCAATTCAATCCTTCGGAAGACCAAAAGATATAGAGTTGTTAACCTTAATTGATAGACGATTTAGCAGACATTTACCAATTCAACCCAACTATAAAGGACGTCAAGTCGATGCGATTGATAATCAGAAAGTGAAGGTAAAGTGGGTTGAGAATGAAGGAGAGGATGCAGTTTATTTAGTGGATAAGTAA
- a CDS encoding aspartate carbamoyltransferase catalytic subunit has protein sequence MSELSVNHLLGIKYLTKQDINLIFETADQFKEVINRPIKKVPSLRDITIANLFFENSTRTKLSFELAEKRLSADVINFSASQSSVKKGETLIDTVNNILSMKVDMVVMRHPNPGAGVFLSKHVNASIINAGDGAHEHPTQALLDSYSIREKLGTVKGKNVVIVGDILHSRVALSNIYALQLLGANVMVCGPKTLLPKYIKDLGVKVETNLKKALEWCDVANMLRVQNERMDISYFPSTREYTQQFGVNKELLDSLDKEIVIMHPGPINRGVEITSDVADSKQAIILNQVENGVAVRMAVIYLLASKIKQ, from the coding sequence ATGAGCGAATTAAGTGTCAATCACTTACTGGGAATAAAATATCTGACCAAACAGGATATCAACCTTATTTTTGAAACTGCTGATCAGTTTAAGGAGGTCATCAATAGACCAATTAAAAAAGTACCATCACTTCGGGATATTACGATCGCCAATTTATTTTTTGAAAACTCTACACGTACCAAACTCTCTTTTGAACTCGCTGAAAAACGATTGTCTGCGGATGTAATAAATTTTTCAGCGTCGCAATCTTCAGTTAAAAAAGGAGAAACCCTTATTGATACCGTTAACAACATACTTTCAATGAAAGTAGATATGGTGGTTATGCGTCATCCCAATCCTGGAGCAGGCGTGTTTTTGTCCAAGCATGTGAATGCAAGTATCATAAATGCTGGTGATGGTGCGCATGAGCATCCGACGCAAGCTTTGTTGGATTCTTATTCCATAAGAGAGAAACTAGGAACCGTAAAGGGGAAAAATGTCGTTATCGTTGGCGATATTTTACACAGTAGAGTAGCGCTTTCAAACATTTATGCTTTACAATTACTAGGTGCCAATGTAATGGTGTGCGGCCCAAAAACGTTATTACCTAAGTATATTAAAGATTTGGGTGTTAAAGTAGAAACCAATCTAAAAAAAGCCTTGGAATGGTGTGATGTTGCTAATATGTTAAGAGTTCAGAACGAGCGCATGGATATTAGTTACTTTCCTTCAACTAGAGAATACACGCAACAATTTGGAGTTAATAAAGAACTATTAGATAGCTTAGATAAAGAGATTGTAATTATGCATCCTGGACCAATAAACAGAGGTGTGGAAATTACAAGCGATGTTGCCGATTCTAAACAGGCCATTATCTTAAACCAAGTAGAAAATGGTGTTGCAGTTAGAATGGCAGTCATTTATCTGTTAGCGTCTAAAATAAAACAATAA
- a CDS encoding ribonuclease Z, translating into MIIDRDGNITIIAQEKASVKTLVNNIEQAYDKYKNYHLIVRLSSLDKITLEDVIEFLRLSNNHRSAKKSFVVVSEKVDLDQMPDEIVVVPTIQEAYDIIEMEDMERDLGF; encoded by the coding sequence ATGATTATAGATAGAGACGGAAATATTACCATAATCGCTCAAGAAAAAGCCTCAGTAAAAACTTTGGTTAACAACATAGAGCAAGCTTACGACAAATATAAAAACTATCATCTCATTGTGAGATTGTCAAGTTTAGACAAAATTACGTTAGAAGATGTTATTGAATTTTTACGATTAAGTAATAATCACCGCAGTGCTAAAAAAAGTTTTGTAGTGGTATCTGAAAAAGTGGATTTAGATCAAATGCCAGATGAAATTGTCGTTGTCCCAACCATTCAAGAGGCTTACGACATCATTGAAATGGAAGATATGGAACGCGATTTAGGATTTTAA
- a CDS encoding ribonuclease Z → MKLTILGCHSATPRTNTNPTSQVLEIKNHMFLIDCGEGTQVELRRNKVKFSRIKHIFISHLHGDHYFGLVGLVNTFSLLTRETELHIYAPKGLKEVITLQMKLSESWTKYPLIFHELTSKISELIYEDDKVEVHTIPLKHRIYTNGFLFKEKKNERKLDINLVNEANINVAYFRKLKQGFDVKNEDGVLIANEKVTKDPIPAKSYVYCSDTVYNEAMIPLIKDATVLYHESTFLDKNESLCKTTKHSTAKHAATIAKKANVETLILGHYSTRYNGYEDFKTEAQTVFENVHLAKDGKSFEF, encoded by the coding sequence ATGAAATTAACCATTCTCGGCTGCCATAGCGCAACACCACGTACCAATACCAATCCGACATCTCAGGTTTTAGAGATAAAAAACCACATGTTTTTGATTGATTGTGGCGAAGGTACACAGGTGGAGTTGAGACGGAATAAGGTCAAGTTTTCTAGGATAAAACATATTTTTATTTCACACCTTCATGGTGACCATTATTTTGGTTTGGTTGGCTTGGTTAATACGTTTAGTCTTTTAACAAGGGAAACGGAACTTCATATTTATGCACCTAAAGGTTTAAAGGAAGTCATAACGCTTCAAATGAAATTGTCTGAGAGTTGGACAAAATACCCACTTATTTTTCATGAGTTAACTTCTAAAATTTCAGAATTAATTTATGAAGATGATAAAGTTGAGGTGCATACGATTCCTTTAAAACATCGGATTTACACTAATGGATTTCTATTCAAAGAGAAAAAAAATGAACGTAAACTGGACATTAATTTAGTCAATGAAGCCAATATCAATGTCGCCTATTTTAGAAAACTAAAACAAGGATTTGACGTAAAAAATGAAGATGGTGTTTTAATTGCCAATGAAAAAGTAACTAAAGACCCAATTCCCGCAAAAAGTTATGTCTACTGTAGCGATACGGTTTATAATGAAGCGATGATTCCACTGATTAAAGACGCAACAGTTTTATATCACGAATCGACTTTTTTAGATAAAAACGAATCACTTTGTAAGACTACAAAGCACAGTACAGCAAAACATGCAGCAACCATAGCCAAAAAAGCAAATGTAGAGACCTTGATACTTGGCCATTATTCTACGCGTTATAATGGTTATGAGGATTTTAAGACCGAAGCACAAACCGTGTTCGAGAATGTGCATTTGGCTAAGGATGGAAAATCATTTGAGTTTTAA
- the pdxH gene encoding pyridoxamine 5'-phosphate oxidase, translating to MEKDLSNYRKSYEKGELLLDNVPENPIELFRNWFIEVDTHFEVDETNAMTISTFGLDGYPKNRVVLLKKYTHEGFIFYTNYDSEKGKAITENPNVCLSFFWHAAERQIIIKGKAEKVSENLSDGYFESRPRGSQLGAVVSNQSEVVKDRAELESKLKELESKLEGKEIERPKNWGGYIIKPVALEFWQGRPNRLHDRIRYQLQDDYNWKIERLAP from the coding sequence ATGGAAAAAGACCTAAGCAACTACAGAAAATCATACGAAAAAGGAGAATTGTTATTAGATAATGTTCCAGAAAACCCTATTGAGTTATTCAGAAATTGGTTTATCGAAGTGGATACCCATTTTGAAGTTGACGAGACCAATGCCATGACCATCTCAACATTTGGTTTAGATGGTTATCCAAAGAATAGGGTAGTGCTGCTCAAAAAATATACGCACGAAGGTTTTATTTTCTACACCAACTACGATAGTGAAAAAGGCAAGGCCATTACAGAAAATCCAAATGTCTGTTTATCATTTTTTTGGCACGCTGCAGAACGCCAAATTATAATTAAAGGCAAAGCCGAAAAAGTTTCAGAAAACCTAAGCGATGGTTACTTTGAATCCAGACCAAGAGGAAGCCAATTAGGCGCTGTGGTTTCCAATCAAAGTGAAGTTGTGAAAGATAGAGCGGAATTAGAATCCAAACTAAAAGAATTAGAATCGAAATTAGAAGGCAAAGAAATCGAACGACCTAAAAATTGGGGAGGCTATATTATAAAACCTGTAGCGTTGGAATTCTGGCAAGGCAGACCCAATAGACTTCACGATAGAATCCGTTATCAACTTCAAGACGATTACAACTGGAAGATTGAGCGTTTGGCACCGTGA